The following coding sequences are from one Bacillus marinisedimentorum window:
- a CDS encoding Mini-ribonuclease 3 — MGDAVLEQAVRLRLIAGGKVKPNGLHHAATSFVSAKGQARVIRRLLEEGRLTEEEEGVVRRGRNAKSGSTPKNTDVATYRYSTAFEALLGYHYLSGNEERIEEIIAWFFDILESGSERGE; from the coding sequence ATGGGGGATGCTGTATTGGAGCAGGCTGTCCGGCTGAGGCTGATAGCAGGTGGGAAAGTGAAGCCGAACGGCCTGCACCATGCGGCCACCAGCTTTGTTTCCGCAAAAGGACAGGCACGGGTCATTCGCCGGCTGCTTGAAGAGGGGCGCCTGACGGAGGAAGAGGAAGGGGTCGTCCGCCGGGGCCGCAATGCCAAGTCCGGTTCGACACCGAAAAACACGGATGTGGCTACGTACCGCTACAGTACCGCCTTTGAGGCCCTGTTAGGCTATCACTATCTATCTGGAAATGAAGAGCGGATAGAAGAAATCATCGCGTGGTTTTTTGACATTCTAGAGAGCGGATCCGAAAGAGGTGAATAA
- a CDS encoding NYN domain-containing protein codes for MDVLLVDGYNIIGAWDELKRMKENDFAGARDKLVEKMAEYQAYKGMRVMIIFDAHLVPGIEKKHLRHKVEIVYTRENETADERIEKLAKELNDVRTQVHVATSDYTEQWVIFAQGALRISARELISDIKEMENKISKDVETKHRVKAKSKIQLSDEVAEFFEKWRRGER; via the coding sequence ATGGATGTACTGCTTGTCGACGGTTACAACATTATCGGCGCTTGGGATGAGCTGAAACGGATGAAGGAAAATGATTTTGCCGGAGCACGGGACAAGCTTGTTGAAAAAATGGCGGAGTACCAGGCTTACAAAGGAATGCGCGTCATGATCATCTTTGATGCCCACCTCGTGCCGGGGATTGAAAAAAAGCATCTCCGGCATAAGGTCGAGATCGTGTATACAAGGGAAAATGAAACGGCGGATGAACGCATTGAAAAATTGGCGAAAGAGTTGAACGATGTCCGCACCCAGGTCCATGTCGCCACTTCCGATTATACGGAACAATGGGTGATATTCGCCCAGGGGGCACTCAGGATATCAGCGAGGGAATTGATTTCCGACATAAAAGAAATGGAAAATAAGATTTCGAAAGATGTAGAAACGAAACACCGGGTAAAAGCGAAATCAAAAATCCAGCTTTCTGATGAAGTGGCAGAATTTTTTGAAAAATGGCGCCGCGGCGAGCGGTGA
- the rplJ gene encoding 50S ribosomal protein L10, with protein MSSILEQKKQIVDEIADKLKASQSTVIVDYRGLDVAEVTELRKQLREAGVDFKVYKNTMTRRAVEKAELTDLNDVLTGPNAIAFGGEDVIAPAKIINNFAKDHEELEIKAGVLEGRVVSVDKVKELAELPSRDGLLSMLLSVLQAPVRNFALATKAVAEQKEEEQGA; from the coding sequence ATGAGCAGTATCTTAGAACAGAAGAAACAGATTGTAGACGAAATTGCAGACAAGCTGAAAGCGAGCCAATCTACAGTTATTGTTGACTACCGCGGTCTTGACGTTGCAGAAGTCACTGAACTTCGCAAGCAGCTTCGTGAAGCTGGCGTAGACTTCAAAGTTTACAAAAACACAATGACTCGCCGCGCGGTCGAAAAAGCAGAATTGACTGACCTTAACGACGTTCTTACCGGCCCGAACGCAATCGCATTCGGCGGTGAAGATGTTATCGCTCCTGCTAAAATCATCAACAACTTCGCGAAAGATCACGAAGAACTAGAGATTAAAGCAGGCGTACTTGAAGGCAGGGTCGTGTCAGTTGATAAAGTGAAGGAACTTGCGGAGCTCCCATCCCGCGACGGTTTGCTTTCCATGCTGCTTAGCGTTCTTCAAGCGCCAGTGCGCAACTTTGCTCTTGCGACTAAAGCAGTTGCAGAACAAAAAGAAGAAGAACAGGGTGCTTAA
- the secE gene encoding preprotein translocase subunit SecE: MIKFLRNVGKEMKRVSWPKRKELTRYTITVVTTVAFVAVFFAVIDMGISSLIRLILE; the protein is encoded by the coding sequence ATGATTAAGTTTCTTCGTAACGTAGGTAAAGAAATGAAAAGAGTCAGCTGGCCGAAGCGCAAGGAGTTGACGCGCTACACCATCACAGTAGTGACAACCGTAGCGTTTGTAGCGGTGTTTTTTGCGGTCATTGACATGGGCATTTCTTCTTTGATCCGTCTGATTCTTGAATAA
- the sigH gene encoding RNA polymerase sporulation sigma factor SigH, producing MIACVVGGIRVSIHLKEKTNGIKFDQFEDDEIVRLVHAGNSDALDYLIHKYKNFVRAKARSYFLIGADREDIVQEGMIGLYKAIRDYKGDKLSSFKAFAELCITRQIITAIKTATRQKHIPLNSYVSLDKPIYDEESDRTLLDVISGTKVLDPEELFINQEEFDDIEDKMTELLSDLERKVLMLYLDGRSYQEISVDLNRHVKSIDNALQRVKRKLERYLELREISL from the coding sequence ATGATTGCTTGCGTGGTCGGGGGGATACGAGTGAGCATACATCTCAAAGAAAAAACCAACGGCATAAAATTTGACCAGTTTGAAGATGATGAGATTGTCAGGCTTGTGCACGCCGGCAACAGCGACGCGCTAGATTACTTGATTCATAAGTACAAAAACTTCGTCCGTGCAAAAGCCAGATCGTATTTTTTGATTGGGGCGGACCGGGAGGATATTGTCCAGGAAGGTATGATTGGCCTTTATAAAGCAATTCGCGACTATAAAGGGGACAAGCTTTCTTCTTTCAAGGCATTTGCCGAACTATGCATCACTCGTCAAATTATCACCGCAATCAAAACGGCGACACGCCAGAAACATATCCCGCTCAATTCTTATGTTTCATTGGACAAGCCCATTTACGATGAGGAATCGGACAGGACGCTCCTGGATGTCATTTCCGGAACCAAAGTTCTTGATCCGGAAGAACTGTTCATCAACCAGGAAGAGTTCGATGATATCGAAGACAAGATGACAGAGCTCTTGAGCGATCTTGAGCGCAAAGTCCTTATGCTCTATCTTGACGGCCGTTCCTACCAGGAAATTTCGGTAGATTTGAACCGCCATGTCAAATCGATCGATAACGCCCTCCAGAGGGTCAAACGAAAACTGGAACGGTATCTTGAATTACGGGAAATAAGCCTTTAA
- the nusG gene encoding transcription termination/antitermination protein NusG, with amino-acid sequence MEKNWYVVHTYSGYENKVKANLEKRVESMGMQDKIFRVIVPEEEETEIKNGKKKTTKKKVFPGYVLAELVMTDDSWYVVRNTPGVTGFVGSTGSGSKPIPLQPDEVDRVLKRMGMEKPQTDVDFELKETVKVKEGPFADFTGTIEEIDADKQKVKVHVNMFGRETPVELDFAQIQTI; translated from the coding sequence ATGGAAAAAAATTGGTATGTTGTTCACACGTACTCCGGTTATGAGAACAAAGTAAAAGCGAATTTGGAAAAACGCGTAGAATCCATGGGAATGCAAGATAAGATTTTCCGGGTCATCGTTCCTGAAGAGGAAGAGACGGAAATCAAGAACGGAAAGAAGAAAACGACGAAAAAGAAAGTGTTCCCGGGATATGTACTGGCTGAATTGGTGATGACTGACGACTCATGGTATGTCGTCCGCAACACCCCTGGTGTAACAGGATTTGTCGGATCCACAGGTTCCGGCTCAAAACCGATACCGCTTCAGCCTGACGAGGTAGACCGGGTGCTCAAGCGCATGGGAATGGAAAAACCTCAAACGGATGTGGACTTCGAGCTTAAAGAAACCGTCAAAGTGAAAGAGGGCCCGTTTGCCGACTTCACAGGCACAATTGAAGAAATTGATGCCGACAAGCAAAAGGTGAAGGTCCATGTAAACATGTTTGGGCGTGAAACCCCTGTTGAACTGGACTTTGCCCAGATCCAAACCATTTAA
- the cysS gene encoding cysteine--tRNA ligase, whose protein sequence is MAIRLYNTLTRKKEEFRPLEPGKVKMYVCGPTVYNYIHIGNARPAIVFDTVRRYLEYRNYDVQFVSNFTDVDDKIIKAANELGEDVGMLADRFIKAYHEDVGSLGVLKAHVHPRVTENMDYIITFISKLIDKGYAYEAEGDVYFKTRAFDGYGKLSHQSIDDLRMGARIEVGDKKKDPLDFVLWKQAKPDEVYWQSPWGNGRPGWHIECSALVKKYLGNTIDIHAGGQDLTFPHHENEIAQSEALTGQTFANYWMHNGYIKINDEKMSKSLGNFVLVHDMIKEIDPQVIRFFMLSVHYRNPVNFSEDLLESAKSGLERIKAAYSNLQHRLDNTANLTEGDDKWHVKLNVLQERFIKEMDDDFNTANAITVLFELAKEANLYLQEKNTSEDVLNAFISKLAEFSGVLGLTLEGEQELLDEDIEALIEKRIQARKDRDFALADRIRDELKEKNIMLEDTPQGTRWKRM, encoded by the coding sequence ATGGCAATCCGCCTGTATAATACGCTCACACGTAAAAAAGAAGAATTCCGCCCGCTTGAGCCGGGCAAGGTAAAAATGTATGTGTGCGGTCCCACCGTCTATAACTATATCCATATCGGAAACGCCAGGCCGGCAATCGTATTCGATACCGTCAGAAGATATCTGGAATACCGGAATTATGATGTACAATTCGTCTCCAATTTCACAGATGTCGATGACAAAATCATCAAAGCCGCAAATGAGCTGGGCGAGGATGTCGGCATGCTTGCTGACCGCTTCATCAAGGCATACCATGAAGATGTCGGCTCACTCGGTGTTTTGAAGGCGCATGTCCATCCGCGGGTGACCGAGAATATGGATTATATCATCACCTTCATCAGCAAATTGATCGACAAAGGCTATGCATATGAGGCGGAAGGGGATGTCTATTTCAAAACCCGCGCCTTTGACGGATATGGAAAACTATCCCACCAGTCCATCGATGATTTGCGCATGGGCGCGAGAATTGAAGTGGGCGATAAGAAAAAGGACCCGCTGGATTTCGTTCTCTGGAAACAGGCGAAACCAGACGAAGTATACTGGCAAAGCCCGTGGGGAAATGGACGGCCGGGATGGCACATTGAATGTTCCGCTCTAGTCAAAAAATATCTCGGTAATACGATAGATATCCATGCAGGCGGGCAGGACCTGACATTTCCGCATCATGAAAATGAGATTGCCCAGTCAGAGGCATTGACAGGCCAAACATTTGCGAACTATTGGATGCATAATGGGTATATTAAGATCAATGATGAAAAAATGTCAAAGTCACTTGGGAATTTTGTGCTGGTCCATGACATGATCAAAGAAATCGATCCGCAAGTCATCCGCTTTTTCATGCTGTCGGTCCATTACCGCAATCCGGTCAACTTCAGTGAAGATTTGCTCGAAAGTGCGAAAAGCGGCCTTGAACGTATCAAAGCAGCCTACAGCAATTTGCAGCACCGCCTTGATAATACCGCAAATTTGACGGAAGGCGATGATAAATGGCATGTAAAATTAAATGTGCTCCAGGAACGATTTATTAAAGAAATGGACGACGATTTCAACACAGCAAATGCCATCACCGTTTTGTTCGAACTTGCAAAAGAAGCCAATCTGTATTTGCAGGAGAAAAACACGTCAGAGGATGTACTGAATGCGTTCATCAGCAAGCTGGCCGAATTTTCGGGTGTGCTCGGCCTTACGCTTGAAGGAGAACAAGAGCTGCTGGATGAAGATATCGAAGCGCTGATCGAGAAGCGGATCCAGGCCCGTAAAGACAGGGACTTTGCCCTTGCCGACCGGATTCGGGACGAACTGAAGGAAAAGAATATCATGTTGGAAGACACACCGCAGGGTACGCGGTGGAAAAGGATGTAG
- the rplK gene encoding 50S ribosomal protein L11, with product MAKKVIKLVKLQIPAGKANPAPPVGPALGQAGVNIMGFCKEFNARTADQAGMIIPVEITVFEDRSFTFITKTPPAAVLLKKAAGIESGSGEPNRNKVATVKRDKVREIAETKMPDLNAADVDAAMRMVEGTARSMGIVIED from the coding sequence GTGGCTAAAAAAGTAATCAAGCTTGTAAAACTGCAGATCCCGGCTGGTAAAGCAAACCCAGCGCCGCCGGTAGGTCCAGCACTTGGTCAAGCGGGTGTAAACATCATGGGATTCTGTAAGGAATTCAACGCTCGCACAGCGGATCAAGCTGGCATGATCATTCCAGTTGAAATTACGGTATTCGAGGACCGTTCATTTACATTTATTACGAAAACTCCGCCTGCTGCCGTTCTTTTGAAAAAAGCAGCCGGCATCGAGTCAGGTTCTGGTGAACCGAACCGTAATAAAGTTGCGACAGTGAAGCGCGATAAAGTACGCGAAATCGCTGAAACAAAAATGCCTGACCTGAATGCTGCCGACGTTGATGCGGCCATGCGTATGGTCGAAGGTACAGCGCGCAGCATGGGAATCGTTATCGAAGACTAA
- the rlmB gene encoding 23S rRNA (guanosine(2251)-2'-O)-methyltransferase RlmB, translating to MESEWIIGRNPVLEALRSGRDMNKVLVAEGAQKGQIQQVIQLAKKNGVIVQQVPKKKLDQLVEGNHQGVAAAVAAYQYAEIDDLFAGAEEKGEAPFFLILDEIEDPHNLGSILRTADAAGVHGIIIPKRRAVGLTAAVAKSSTGAVEYVPVARVTNLSRAIEELKERGVWIAGTDASADEDYRQLDGTMPLGLVIGSEGKGMGRIIKEKCDFLIRLPMEGKVTSLNASVAAALLMYEVHRKRHPLGT from the coding sequence ATGGAATCTGAATGGATTATTGGCCGGAATCCCGTTCTGGAGGCGCTTCGCTCCGGAAGGGACATGAACAAGGTGCTTGTCGCTGAAGGGGCGCAAAAAGGGCAAATCCAGCAAGTGATCCAACTTGCGAAAAAGAATGGGGTCATCGTGCAGCAGGTGCCGAAGAAAAAGCTTGACCAGTTGGTGGAAGGCAATCACCAGGGTGTGGCAGCCGCCGTTGCCGCATACCAATATGCGGAAATCGATGACTTGTTTGCCGGGGCGGAAGAAAAAGGGGAAGCCCCCTTTTTCCTGATCCTCGATGAAATTGAAGATCCCCATAACCTCGGTTCAATCCTCCGGACGGCGGATGCGGCCGGGGTGCACGGCATCATCATTCCGAAACGGCGTGCTGTCGGCCTTACAGCTGCGGTTGCCAAGTCCTCGACAGGTGCGGTTGAATATGTGCCGGTTGCGCGGGTCACAAATCTCTCGCGGGCGATCGAGGAACTGAAAGAGCGGGGCGTGTGGATTGCAGGCACAGATGCTTCAGCGGACGAAGATTACCGGCAGCTTGACGGGACGATGCCGCTTGGGCTGGTCATCGGCAGTGAAGGCAAAGGAATGGGCAGAATTATTAAGGAAAAATGCGATTTCCTTATCCGCCTCCCGATGGAAGGCAAAGTGACTTCTTTGAATGCATCGGTTGCCGCAGCGCTGCTGATGTATGAAGTCCACCGCAAACGCCATCCGCTCGGGACTTAG
- the rplA gene encoding 50S ribosomal protein L1, with amino-acid sequence MAKRGKKYVEAAKLVDRSQAYAIDEAVELVKKTSTAKFDETVEAAFRLGVDPKKADQQIRGAVVLPHGTGKTQRVLVFAKGEKAKEAEAAGADYVGEAEYIDKINQGWFDFDVIVATPDMMGQVGKLGRVLGPKGLMPNPKTGTVTFEVEKAVSEIKAGKVEYRVDKAGNIAVPIGKVSFEDDKLAENFGTILDTLFKVKPSAAKGTYMKNAAIASTMGPGIKVDVSTFAAAKK; translated from the coding sequence ATGGCTAAAAGAGGTAAAAAGTACGTAGAAGCTGCAAAGCTTGTTGATCGTTCACAAGCTTACGCAATTGACGAAGCTGTAGAACTTGTCAAAAAGACTTCTACAGCGAAATTCGATGAAACTGTTGAAGCTGCTTTCCGCCTGGGTGTTGACCCTAAGAAAGCAGACCAGCAAATCCGCGGAGCAGTCGTTCTTCCGCACGGAACTGGTAAAACCCAGCGTGTTCTTGTTTTCGCAAAAGGCGAAAAGGCGAAAGAAGCAGAAGCTGCGGGTGCTGACTATGTAGGTGAAGCTGAGTACATCGATAAGATCAACCAGGGATGGTTCGATTTTGATGTCATCGTTGCGACTCCTGACATGATGGGCCAGGTCGGTAAGCTTGGACGCGTATTGGGTCCAAAAGGCTTGATGCCAAACCCTAAAACCGGCACAGTCACATTCGAAGTCGAAAAAGCAGTGTCCGAAATCAAAGCTGGTAAAGTCGAGTACCGTGTTGATAAAGCCGGTAACATCGCTGTCCCGATTGGCAAAGTTTCATTCGAGGACGACAAACTTGCTGAAAACTTCGGCACAATCCTGGATACACTTTTCAAAGTGAAGCCTTCCGCTGCGAAAGGCACATATATGAAAAATGCCGCAATCGCATCAACTATGGGCCCTGGAATCAAAGTCGACGTTTCCACTTTTGCAGCTGCAAAAAAATAA
- the cysE gene encoding serine O-acetyltransferase, protein MFKMLKEDVDVVFDQDPAARSYIEVILTYSGLHAIWSHRLAHWFFKHKFFFLARVISQVSRFFTGIEIHPGAKIGRRFFIDHGMGVVIGETCEIGDNVTIFQGVTLGGTGKEKGKRHPTLEDNTLVATGAKVLGSITVGRDSKVGAGSVVLHDVPPNSTVVGIPGRVVIKNGVKVRRDLNHQDLPDPVADHFRQLDKRLQLLEQELASMKGEKQHGNPPV, encoded by the coding sequence ATGTTCAAAATGCTTAAAGAAGATGTCGATGTCGTCTTTGACCAGGACCCGGCGGCCCGCAGTTACATTGAAGTCATCCTGACCTATTCGGGGCTCCACGCCATCTGGTCCCACCGTCTGGCCCACTGGTTTTTTAAACATAAATTCTTTTTCCTGGCCCGTGTCATTTCACAAGTAAGCCGTTTTTTCACCGGGATTGAGATTCATCCCGGAGCCAAGATCGGCCGCCGCTTTTTCATTGACCACGGTATGGGTGTCGTCATCGGGGAAACATGTGAAATCGGAGATAACGTCACGATTTTCCAGGGTGTCACTCTCGGAGGAACCGGAAAGGAAAAGGGAAAGCGCCATCCGACTCTTGAAGATAACACACTGGTGGCAACCGGCGCGAAAGTGCTTGGGTCGATAACAGTTGGAAGGGACTCGAAAGTCGGCGCCGGTTCCGTCGTCCTGCACGACGTGCCGCCGAATTCCACGGTTGTCGGGATACCAGGAAGAGTCGTGATCAAAAACGGCGTAAAAGTTCGGAGGGACTTGAATCATCAGGACCTTCCCGATCCGGTTGCCGACCACTTCAGGCAATTGGATAAAAGGCTTCAGCTGCTGGAGCAGGAATTAGCAAGCATGAAAGGGGAAAAACAACATGGCAATCCGCCTGTATAA
- the rplL gene encoding 50S ribosomal protein L7/L12, translated as MTKEQMIDAIKEMTVLELNDLVKAIEEEFGVTAAAPMAVAGGAAGGAEAAEQTEFDVVLEAAGSSKIKVIKVVREITGLGLKEAKELVDNAPKPLKEGIAKEEAEELKAKLEEVGASVEVK; from the coding sequence ATGACTAAAGAACAAATGATCGATGCGATCAAAGAAATGACTGTTTTGGAACTTAACGACCTGGTAAAGGCTATTGAAGAAGAATTTGGTGTAACTGCAGCTGCTCCTATGGCTGTTGCCGGCGGTGCTGCTGGCGGTGCTGAAGCTGCTGAGCAAACTGAATTCGACGTTGTACTTGAAGCCGCTGGAAGCTCCAAAATCAAAGTCATCAAAGTGGTCCGCGAAATCACTGGCCTTGGCTTGAAAGAAGCGAAAGAGCTAGTTGACAACGCGCCGAAGCCGCTTAAAGAAGGCATTGCAAAAGAAGAAGCTGAAGAACTTAAAGCTAAGCTTGAAGAAGTAGGCGCTTCTGTAGAAGTTAAGTAA
- the rpmG gene encoding 50S ribosomal protein L33, which produces MRKKVILACTECHNRNYTTMKNTQQNSDRLEVKKFCKHCNAHTIHRETK; this is translated from the coding sequence ATGAGAAAAAAAGTGATATTGGCCTGTACAGAGTGCCATAATCGCAATTATACGACAATGAAAAACACACAGCAGAATTCAGATAGACTTGAAGTTAAAAAGTTTTGCAAGCATTGTAATGCTCACACCATCCATCGAGAAACCAAATAA